The following nucleotide sequence is from Deltaproteobacteria bacterium.
GGTTGAAGGACACAAACAGGCTCCCTATCCAAAGATCGAGATCCACAGGGAATGTCTGGGTCCGGAGCTCCTTTGCAGGGGTGGGACCCGTGACCCCTTTCTCGAGGCCATCGCAAGTGACACGCCCCTTGAGGTCGATGTTCCGGTTTTACCGCTTGATAATGCAGGCGTGGTCTGCGATTTTATTGTAAAGCGTTTTCTGGAAAGATGATGCCGCCGGGGCACAGAAACCAATTGGGTATTAATTTTGCATTTCCACCATGGCACCGCACATGGAGGGGGTTGATGACCGCGAAATGGCCCAAAAATGTCACCTGGCCGATGAAATTTTTCCATTATCATGGGGTATTCGTGCTTTGAAAAGACCATGGACACTCATGTTTCTCCTGATTCTTCCGGTTTTCCTTGTCATGGCCACCGGAAACCGGGCCGGTGCGGATATCTACCGTTATGTGGATGAGCGAGGGGTTGTAAACTTCACGGACAACCCCGGGAACGCCGGCTACGAGGTTTATCTCAGGGACGGCGTTTCCAGACCCCTTCTGGCAATCGGCTATTACCCTTACCGGGACGAGGTGCAAAATGCCTCCACTGTTTACAAGATCGAGGAGTCGCTCATCCGTGCTGTTATGGAAGTGGAATCCGATTACAACCGTTTCGCGGTTTCCAGCACAGGTGCCAGAGGGCTGATGCAGCTGATGCCCGCCACCATGAGGTATCTGGGCGTCAGGAATCCCTACGACCCCAGGCAGAATATCATGGGAGGCACAAGGTATCTGAAGAGTCTCATGGGAAGGTTTTCCGGCAACCTGTCCCTCGCCCTCGCGGCCTATAATGCCGGCGCGGGAAATGTGGTGAAATACGGCCGGATTCCTCCCTTTCCGCAGACCCGGAGATACGTAACGAAGGTGATGGCCCGTTATCGAACCTACTCGGGCATCAGCGAGTAGGTTACTTTCCCCCGGAAGGGTAGTTAAGATACGGCTTTAAAATCAACGGTGGACAATACGCGGCATC
It contains:
- a CDS encoding lytic transglycosylase domain-containing protein, translating into MATGNRAGADIYRYVDERGVVNFTDNPGNAGYEVYLRDGVSRPLLAIGYYPYRDEVQNASTVYKIEESLIRAVMEVESDYNRFAVSSTGARGLMQLMPATMRYLGVRNPYDPRQNIMGGTRYLKSLMGRFSGNLSLALAAYNAGAGNVVKYGRIPPFPQTRRYVTKVMARYRTYSGISE